One Augochlora pura isolate Apur16 chromosome 10, APUR_v2.2.1, whole genome shotgun sequence DNA window includes the following coding sequences:
- the Spel1 gene encoding DNA mismatch repair protein spel1 isoform X2 translates to MIGSDPYKIEGVILNKNHFEAFIRDLLLVKQYRVEVYVNQGSVKNQNWILEYKGSPGNLAQFEDVLFGNNDVAETVRVIAVKLGMDGKSRMVGLSCVDTTAALFSVCEFQDNESFSDLESLVVTLAPKECLLIEGEGSHEFQALKQVIERNNTMVTLRKKAEFSSESIVQDLNTLIKFKKGQQQNVQSMPEINLNLAMSATSALIKYLDLTSDEGNLNQYAIDQIEHSRYLKLDAAAIKALNIESRNDTLSALSGNAPSSILSLLDKCRTPQGHRLLAQWVRQPLKDLSLIKERHDIVEALVNDNDLRSALSDDHLRRIPDLQILSKKLSRKKANLQDCYKIYMTVSQLPRLMEQLSSVNVLALKTMFTDPLSILINDMDKYQQMVEQTIDLEIAEKGDFLVRPEFDDELKELKTTMIEVEEKIQAQLGKVAADLSIDASKTLKLESNQQLGYYFRITLKEEKILRNKKQYTVLDSNKGGVRFRSSKLNDLNDDYIASRDKYMVEQKKVVAEIIEIAAGYSGSIKAIGVVLASLDVLTAFASAAVSASKPYVRPTMLPSTTGELSLIQVRHPCLEVQEGVDYIANDVNFKRDESHFCIITGPNMGGKSTYIRSVGVAALMAHIGSFVPCDEAKISLLDCILARVGAYDSQLKGLSTFMMEMIETAAILKTATSNSLVLIDELGRGTSTYEGYGIAWSIAEYLARDVKSYCLFATHFHEITKLEEEISAVQNQHVTALVNDNKLTLLYKVKPGVCDQSFGIHVAKMANFPQDVIEFAKCKQAELEDHKDSAFEESDNPQKKQKLLKEAKELITEFVNKCKKLNGSHLSDEQMKNKISTYKDELLSHKNPYLVV, encoded by the exons ATGATAGGTTCAG ATCCATACAAAATTGAAGGAGTTATTCTAAATAAGAACCACTTTGAAGCTTTTATACGTGACTTATTATTAGTTAAGCAATACAGAGTAGAAGTATATGTTAATCAAGGTTCagtaaaaaatcaaaattggaTATTAGAGTACAAAGGCTCTCCTGGAAATTTAGCTCAGTTTGAGGATGTGCTGTTTGGCAATAATGATGTGGCAGAAACAGTGCGTGTAATAGCTGTTAAACTGGGAATGGATGGAAAGTCCAGA atggTTGGTTTAAGCTGTGTAGATACTACTGCAgctttattttctgtttgtGAATTTCAAGATAATGAATCATTTTCTGACCTGGAATCCCTAGTTGTTACACTTGCCCCTAAAGAATGCTTATTGATTGAAGGTGAAGGCAGCCACGAATTTCAAGCTCTGAAACaa GTAATAGAACGAAATAACACAATGGTCACTTTAAGAAAAAAGGCTGAATTTTCCAGCGAGTCAATCGTACAAGActtaaatactttaataaagTTTAAGAAAGGTCAACAGCAAAATGTACAATCTATGcccgaaataaatttaaatcttgCCATGTCAGCTACGTCGGCTCTCATCAAATATCTggat TTAACATCAGATGAGGGGAACTTAAATCAATATGCCATAGACCAAATAGAACATTcacgttatttaaaattagatgCAGCTGCTATAAAAGCACTTAATATTGAATCACGGAATGACACTCTTTCTGCATTAAGTGGAAATGCTCCATCAAGTATTCTATCTCTTTTGGATAAATGTAGAACACCGCAAGGTCATAGGCTTCTGGCACAGTGGGTTAGACAACCCCTTAAAGATTTATCTCTCATCAAAGAGAGACATGACATTGTAGAAGCATTGGTGAATGATAATGACTTACGATCTGCACTTAGTGATGATCATTTAAGGCGTATACCGGATTTACAAATACTTTCCAAAAAGTTATCCAGAAAGAAAGCAAATTTGCAAGATTGTTATAA aatttacaTGACTGTGTCACAGTTACCAAGATTAATGGAACAGTTATCTAGTGTAAATGTACTAGCTTTAAAAACAATGTTCACTGATCCACTATCAATACTTATCAATGATATGGATAAGTATCAACAGATGGTTGAACAGACAATAGATTTGGAAATTGCTGAAAAGGGGGACTTCTTAGTGCGACCAGAATTCGATGATGAATTGAAAG aGTTAAAGACTACTATGATTGAAGTGGAGGAGAAAATTCAAGCACAGTTAGGCAAAGTGGCTGCAGATCTCTCAATCGATGCTAGCAAAACGTTGAAACTAGAATCTAATCAACAATTGGGctattattttcgaatcacattaaaggaagaaaaaatattgaggAATAAAAAGCAGTACACTGTTTTGGATTCAAACAAGGGTGGAGTGCGATTCCGAAGTAGTAAACTCAATGATTTAAACGATGATTACATTGCGTCTAGAGATAAATATATGGTAGAACAAAAAAAAGTTGTggcagaaataattgaaattgcag cCGGATACAGTGGATCTATAAAAGCTATTGGAGTTGTGCTGGCTTCCCTCGATGTTCTAACTGCTTTTGCTTCCGCTGCCGTAAGTGCAAGCAAACCTTATGTTCGTCCTACCATGCTACCTAGTACAACAGGTGAATTGAGTCTTATTCAAGTTCGACATCCATGTTTAGAAGTTCAAGAAGGAGTAGATTATATAGCCAATGatgtcaattttaaaagag aTGAGAGCCATTTTTGTATCATAACGGGTCCAAATATGGGAGGTAAAAGCACATACATAAGATCTGTTGGTGTCGCTGCATTAATGGCTCATATTGGAAGTTTTGTTCCTTGTGATGAAGCAAAGATATCATTACTAGATTGTATATTAGCTCGAGTAGGTGCTTATGATTCACAATTAAAAGGACTTTCTACATTTATGATGGAAATGATAGAAACTGCTGCCATACTGAAG acAGCTACGAGTAACTCTCTTGTACTAATTGATGAATTAGGAAGAGGTACATCGACCTATGAAGGTTATGGTATAGCATGGTCAATTGCTGA GTACTTAGCAAGGGACGTTAAAAGCTATTGTCTTTTCGCAACACATTTTCACGAAATTACAAAGTTGGAAGAAGAAATATCCGCAGTTCAAAACCAGCATGTTACAGCTCTCGTTAATGACAATAAATTAACTCTATTGTACAAAGTGAAACCAGGCGTTTGTGATCAAAGTTTTGGGATACATGTTGCTAAAATGGCAAATTTTCCACAAGATGTAATAGAG ttcgCTAAATGTAAACAAGCAGAACTCGAAGATCATAAAGATTCTGCTTTTGAAGAATCTGATAATCcacaaaagaaacaaaaacttCTGAAg gaaGCTAAGGAACTTATAACGGAATTTGTTAATAAgtgcaaaaaattaaatggatCTCATTTATCTGATGAACAGATGAAGAACAAAATCTCAACATACAAAGATGAACTTCTATCTCACAAGAACCCTTATCTagtagtttaa
- the Spel1 gene encoding DNA mismatch repair protein spel1 isoform X1, with protein sequence MNGDNSFNFQKLNTTIRFFNRSDYYTLHGSDALFAAQEVFKTTSVCKMIGSDPYKIEGVILNKNHFEAFIRDLLLVKQYRVEVYVNQGSVKNQNWILEYKGSPGNLAQFEDVLFGNNDVAETVRVIAVKLGMDGKSRMVGLSCVDTTAALFSVCEFQDNESFSDLESLVVTLAPKECLLIEGEGSHEFQALKQVIERNNTMVTLRKKAEFSSESIVQDLNTLIKFKKGQQQNVQSMPEINLNLAMSATSALIKYLDLTSDEGNLNQYAIDQIEHSRYLKLDAAAIKALNIESRNDTLSALSGNAPSSILSLLDKCRTPQGHRLLAQWVRQPLKDLSLIKERHDIVEALVNDNDLRSALSDDHLRRIPDLQILSKKLSRKKANLQDCYKIYMTVSQLPRLMEQLSSVNVLALKTMFTDPLSILINDMDKYQQMVEQTIDLEIAEKGDFLVRPEFDDELKELKTTMIEVEEKIQAQLGKVAADLSIDASKTLKLESNQQLGYYFRITLKEEKILRNKKQYTVLDSNKGGVRFRSSKLNDLNDDYIASRDKYMVEQKKVVAEIIEIAAGYSGSIKAIGVVLASLDVLTAFASAAVSASKPYVRPTMLPSTTGELSLIQVRHPCLEVQEGVDYIANDVNFKRDESHFCIITGPNMGGKSTYIRSVGVAALMAHIGSFVPCDEAKISLLDCILARVGAYDSQLKGLSTFMMEMIETAAILKTATSNSLVLIDELGRGTSTYEGYGIAWSIAEYLARDVKSYCLFATHFHEITKLEEEISAVQNQHVTALVNDNKLTLLYKVKPGVCDQSFGIHVAKMANFPQDVIEFAKCKQAELEDHKDSAFEESDNPQKKQKLLKEAKELITEFVNKCKKLNGSHLSDEQMKNKISTYKDELLSHKNPYLVV encoded by the exons ATGAATGGAGATAATTCTTTTAACTTCCAG aaaCTGAATACTACAATACGGTTCTTTAACAGATCTGATTATTATACATTGCATGGTAGTGATGCTCTCTTTGCTGCTCAAGAAGTTTTTAAAACTACATCAGTTTGCAAAATGATAGGTTCAG ATCCATACAAAATTGAAGGAGTTATTCTAAATAAGAACCACTTTGAAGCTTTTATACGTGACTTATTATTAGTTAAGCAATACAGAGTAGAAGTATATGTTAATCAAGGTTCagtaaaaaatcaaaattggaTATTAGAGTACAAAGGCTCTCCTGGAAATTTAGCTCAGTTTGAGGATGTGCTGTTTGGCAATAATGATGTGGCAGAAACAGTGCGTGTAATAGCTGTTAAACTGGGAATGGATGGAAAGTCCAGA atggTTGGTTTAAGCTGTGTAGATACTACTGCAgctttattttctgtttgtGAATTTCAAGATAATGAATCATTTTCTGACCTGGAATCCCTAGTTGTTACACTTGCCCCTAAAGAATGCTTATTGATTGAAGGTGAAGGCAGCCACGAATTTCAAGCTCTGAAACaa GTAATAGAACGAAATAACACAATGGTCACTTTAAGAAAAAAGGCTGAATTTTCCAGCGAGTCAATCGTACAAGActtaaatactttaataaagTTTAAGAAAGGTCAACAGCAAAATGTACAATCTATGcccgaaataaatttaaatcttgCCATGTCAGCTACGTCGGCTCTCATCAAATATCTggat TTAACATCAGATGAGGGGAACTTAAATCAATATGCCATAGACCAAATAGAACATTcacgttatttaaaattagatgCAGCTGCTATAAAAGCACTTAATATTGAATCACGGAATGACACTCTTTCTGCATTAAGTGGAAATGCTCCATCAAGTATTCTATCTCTTTTGGATAAATGTAGAACACCGCAAGGTCATAGGCTTCTGGCACAGTGGGTTAGACAACCCCTTAAAGATTTATCTCTCATCAAAGAGAGACATGACATTGTAGAAGCATTGGTGAATGATAATGACTTACGATCTGCACTTAGTGATGATCATTTAAGGCGTATACCGGATTTACAAATACTTTCCAAAAAGTTATCCAGAAAGAAAGCAAATTTGCAAGATTGTTATAA aatttacaTGACTGTGTCACAGTTACCAAGATTAATGGAACAGTTATCTAGTGTAAATGTACTAGCTTTAAAAACAATGTTCACTGATCCACTATCAATACTTATCAATGATATGGATAAGTATCAACAGATGGTTGAACAGACAATAGATTTGGAAATTGCTGAAAAGGGGGACTTCTTAGTGCGACCAGAATTCGATGATGAATTGAAAG aGTTAAAGACTACTATGATTGAAGTGGAGGAGAAAATTCAAGCACAGTTAGGCAAAGTGGCTGCAGATCTCTCAATCGATGCTAGCAAAACGTTGAAACTAGAATCTAATCAACAATTGGGctattattttcgaatcacattaaaggaagaaaaaatattgaggAATAAAAAGCAGTACACTGTTTTGGATTCAAACAAGGGTGGAGTGCGATTCCGAAGTAGTAAACTCAATGATTTAAACGATGATTACATTGCGTCTAGAGATAAATATATGGTAGAACAAAAAAAAGTTGTggcagaaataattgaaattgcag cCGGATACAGTGGATCTATAAAAGCTATTGGAGTTGTGCTGGCTTCCCTCGATGTTCTAACTGCTTTTGCTTCCGCTGCCGTAAGTGCAAGCAAACCTTATGTTCGTCCTACCATGCTACCTAGTACAACAGGTGAATTGAGTCTTATTCAAGTTCGACATCCATGTTTAGAAGTTCAAGAAGGAGTAGATTATATAGCCAATGatgtcaattttaaaagag aTGAGAGCCATTTTTGTATCATAACGGGTCCAAATATGGGAGGTAAAAGCACATACATAAGATCTGTTGGTGTCGCTGCATTAATGGCTCATATTGGAAGTTTTGTTCCTTGTGATGAAGCAAAGATATCATTACTAGATTGTATATTAGCTCGAGTAGGTGCTTATGATTCACAATTAAAAGGACTTTCTACATTTATGATGGAAATGATAGAAACTGCTGCCATACTGAAG acAGCTACGAGTAACTCTCTTGTACTAATTGATGAATTAGGAAGAGGTACATCGACCTATGAAGGTTATGGTATAGCATGGTCAATTGCTGA GTACTTAGCAAGGGACGTTAAAAGCTATTGTCTTTTCGCAACACATTTTCACGAAATTACAAAGTTGGAAGAAGAAATATCCGCAGTTCAAAACCAGCATGTTACAGCTCTCGTTAATGACAATAAATTAACTCTATTGTACAAAGTGAAACCAGGCGTTTGTGATCAAAGTTTTGGGATACATGTTGCTAAAATGGCAAATTTTCCACAAGATGTAATAGAG ttcgCTAAATGTAAACAAGCAGAACTCGAAGATCATAAAGATTCTGCTTTTGAAGAATCTGATAATCcacaaaagaaacaaaaacttCTGAAg gaaGCTAAGGAACTTATAACGGAATTTGTTAATAAgtgcaaaaaattaaatggatCTCATTTATCTGATGAACAGATGAAGAACAAAATCTCAACATACAAAGATGAACTTCTATCTCACAAGAACCCTTATCTagtagtttaa
- the LOC144476632 gene encoding uncharacterized protein LOC144476632, translating into MVIQGIVILSLLTTQVLCAPTGCIECSSYVNQFHTQLSGVPNHGNLVQSQLQGLDYSRPGTWTEHNDYDVNNGKVHEEKGQIVDGLKTVRYFKKNYSSSYGTRNPSGTGLSEIVQLNNNYKHGIYVPSSEDAFNSQRTYNQIGNSESIAQQHDYNRIQSQQHTQSSIRRTNSQSERLEDFGEHGGNSQVIQQRASDLNTQILQKPSYPNTQSGNSYKPDGGQGQVFEEEGQYVTGPKKVRYYKRNYTSSYSSSNGRFTPNIVNLGEDNIHRDIENIHREIGVDHIHKDIENIHREIDKSYNQMSTAQGITSSNTAQTNINSYGDLNTDSSHQSNSDVYKRRQDYKSNLSTMHHNEQQHADIVSEYAPQQNPSHSTYDTNTYRTYGRREGYVLNHPPSSQYINPTSGYTNVLSTGNSGYSKNIYSEGNILQQADNLHQVEHLGEHQLSHSQNHMDLDNLRQNTYNQHSSLKPVVPGTVAHYKEQWSSSHRKETSLPSYSSGISQISGQNGQYNNQYRENNFHTAHQTNMGKLMSGAIDLSHTASNDDCTQGTAEQSHISSQYHRIYKRNTKDDKINSEQQHKHQSDDLTQQTEDLTQKTDNFEDLTQQTSRQFQFGRQKQHLRLISKYWNPGDFQPWSPGSTGEHYEDLTQQNGDFGDLTQQTSGNLQFGQQTEQSHQPRRPGSTSQHSEDLTQQTGDFDDLTQQTTGNLRFEQHTQQSYQPWTQGSARQHPADLTQQTGDFDDFTQQ; encoded by the coding sequence ATGGTGATTCAAGgcattgttatattatcattGCTAACAACACAGGTGTTATGTGCACCAACTGGATGTATTGAATGCAGCTCTTAtgttaatcaatttcatacaCAATTATCTGGTGTTCCAAATCATGGGAATTTGGTGCAATCTCAATTACAAGGGCTTGACTATTCTAGACCTGGAACCTGGACTGAACACAATGACTACGACGTAAACAATGGAAAAGTACATGAAGAAAAAGGACAAATCGTTGATGGTCTTAAAACtgtaagatattttaaaaaaaattattcatcttCGTATGGTACAAGGAATCCAAGTGGCACAGGACTGTCGGAAATTGTAcagttaaataacaattacaaacaTGGTATTTATGTGCCTAGTTCAGAAGATGCTTTCAATTCTCAGAGGACATATAATCAAATAGGAAATTCAGAATCAATTGCACAACAGCATGACTATAATAGAATACAGAGTCAACAACATACACAATCATCAATTAGAAGAACCAACTCGCAAAGTGAAAGGCTAGAAGATTTTGGAGAACACGGCGGAAATTCGCAAGTGATACAACAACGTGCATCCGATTTAAACACTCAGATTTTACAAAAGCCTTCTTACCCTAATACGCAATCTGGAAATTCTTATAAACCTGATGGAGGACAGGGGCAGGTGTTCGAAGAAGAAGGTCAATATGTAACAGGACCTAAGAAAGTtcgttattataaaagaaattatacgTCCAGTTACAGTTCATCTAATGGTCGTTTTACTcctaatattgtaaatttaggGGAAGATAATATACACAgagatattgaaaatatacatagaGAAATAGGAGTAGACCATATACATAAAGATATTGAAAACATTCACAGAGAAATTGACAAATCGTATAATCAGATGTCTACTGCACAGGGTATAACATCTAGCAACACTGcacaaacaaatattaattcatatggTGATTTGAATACTGATAGTTCTCACCAGTCAAATAGTGATGTTTATAAACGTAGACAAGAttacaaaagtaatttatCTACCATGCACCATAATGAACAACAGCATGCAGACATTGTAAGTGAGTATGCTCCACAACAGAATCCTTCTCACAGCACATATGATACAAATACTTACAGAACATATGGTAGACGCGAGGGGTATGTATTAAACCATCCACCAAGTTCACAATACATAAATCCTACATCAGGATATACCAATGTACTTAGTACAGGAAATAGTGGATACAGTAAAAACATTTACAGTGAAGGAAACATATTACAGCAAGCAGATAATTTGCATCAAGTGGAACATTTAGGTGAACATCAATTATCACATAGTCAAAATCACATGGATCTTGACAATTTAAGACAGAATACATACAATCAACACAGTTCACTAAAACCAGTAGTGCCTGGCACAGTTGCACATTATAAAGAACAATGGAGTTCCAGTCACAGAAAAGAAACATCTCTCCCTAGCTATTCATCAGGCATTTCACAAATCAGTGGACAAAATGGACAATACAATAACCAGtacagagaaaataatttccatactGCACATCAAACAAATATGGGAAAATTAATGAGTGGAGCAATAGATTTAAGCCACACAGCTAGCAATGATGACTGCACGCAAGGAACGGCTGAACAAAGTCACATCAGCTCACAATACCACAGAATATACAAACGAAATACCAAAGATGATAAGATAAATAGTGAACAACAACACAAACATCAATCTGACGATCTCACTCAACAGACAGAAGATTTAACACAAAAAACTGATAATTTCGAAGACCTCACACAACAGACATCAAGGCAGTTTCAATTTGGCCGCCAAAAACAACATTTGAGActaatatctaaatattgGAACCCAGGAGACTTTCAACCTTGGTCACCAGGAAGTACCGGTGAACATTACGAAGATCTGACACAACAAAATGGTGATTTTGGTGACCTTACCCAACAGACATCCGGAAATCTTCAGTTTGGACAGCAAACAGAACAATCTCATCAACCTAGGAGACCAGGAAGTACAAGCCAACATTCTGAAGATTTAACACAACAAACTGGTGATTTCGATGATCTCACACAACAGACAACAGGGAATCTTCGATTTGAACAACATACACAACAATCTTATCAGCCTTGGACACAGGGAAGTGCTAGACAACATCCTGCAGATTTAACACAACAAACTGGTGATTTTGATGATTTCACACAACAA